In Ascaphus truei isolate aAscTru1 chromosome 2, aAscTru1.hap1, whole genome shotgun sequence, the genomic stretch ATCGCTGTGTTGGTGCTCCCATGGGTTAAACTTGTGTCTGATCTCCTTGCATCTGCTGTGCTTGAGCACTCCAAAGCTTCAATGGGAGTCAACATTTAGGTGCACAGCAAGGGTACAGAGCGCCGAGCCCTGCAGTGGACACTTACCTGCATCCAGGACCTCATGGCGACTTTTAGTGTAATATTACTTTGAAAAGATTTTCCAAAATACAACACTTTTCTTCATTATATTGTGTGTGCATAACCTAAAACTTATAACGTCAACTATTCAAATGAAatgcagtataaaaaaaaaataccatgaAACTTCTCCAATGATCCGGAATTTTATTCCATCCATAGACATGCATAGTAACAACATTTGTTGAGAAATTATTTCTATCAGAAGTAGAACATTATCTCTGTGATCACCAGCTGCAGTATTGCTACACTTATATTTACtgtaaatatataatacatatgaATTAGATTCATACTTGCAGCATTGTGTTTAGGGTTTAGATTTTAACTGTCTTCTCTTAAAAGATAAAATGAGTTGACTCGAGTCCATAACTTACAACACTGCTTCCGGTAATTTTTGTTCATTCATTATAAAGTATTGCATTTAACAGCAAAGATTTAAAAATTCAGACAAAGATGCATCAGCAAAATAAAGTACAGTTACTATACAAGAAAAGAATTTCCATCTTCATTTAACATACAGTTTTTAGATTGAGAAAGTGGACTGGAACAAACTGCTACATACAAATGCAAAGCCTAAAGACTACCATATTGTATCTGCTAAAATATAAGTGCCATTGgagccagattttttttttatgggtaTCGTAAGGCTACCTTGTAGAGCAAATATTTTTGAAATACTGCTATTATATTTTAGCACACACATCTACTCTTTCTGCAACAGCATAGAAGAAAAGAAAGTCAGTATACACAAGTGCTTTTGAAGCTATTCCTAAAATGCTTTTCTGTAATGTTGTGTCTATATTATTTAAAATCTACTATACAGGTGCAAACCATATGTGCTACACAATAACTATACAATAACATTACAAATGACTTTAATATAAAgttctttaaataaaaaataacataaCCACAGCTACAGTTGAGTCCAACAGCGAGTACTGTGCTGCCAAGCCACGATGGACACATATTCCCTTGCAAATTGCTCCAAACACAGGAGTCAGTGCTGGGCACAAATGTATGAACACTGCtggtataaataaatattttgaaaaaaaaatggcaccAATAATACACTTTTACGAATAAACTTTAATGGAATAACACCTTAAATCTTCAAGTCATTTAGAATGAATAGATATCCTGATTGTCCAGATGTAATTTAAGCAGCATCTTTTATCTGACTGCATGAAACAACATTTCAATTGTGGTAGAAAATGTCAGATGATAGTTCATTTGACGTGTTCTGCTGCATGTGATGAGCAGTAAAACTTTTTGTGAGTAATAAAGTTTGAAAGATTGTTAAACTGGATATCACACAGGCGGCAATACTTTCCACTTGAAGGGGCTGCACTGGAGCCGTTGACATTTTTTGTTAAGCTTGATACCTGATCCTCAGTAGGAGGAATTGGTGGAGAAACATTTTCGTTGGCTGTTATAGGTTTTTCAGAAACCCAGGATGGAGATTTGCATCCATCTTCTTcctgaggattctgggaaatgtttTCTTGCTGTGAATTTACTGTTGATCTCTCCTCTTGTTTTAAGCCTCCATTAACTATTACCATGCCTCTGTTTTTTGGCAATAATGGGAGCGACTCTTTCTTTAGCAAAGAACATCCATTTGAGGGTATCTGGCTTTTGGGAGAATCACTTCCTGCATTTGTGCTTTGATCTAAATCCGCATTGTGAATAACAAGAGAACCAGAAATGTAATCACTTGGCTTGATTCCATAATACGGAGAAAGCTGATCTGCTCCTTTCGCTTTTTTTATTGCTCCTGGGTAAAGGCATTgtgaaaaaaacatatttttgttttcttctttcGTAGCGATAAGCTGGGCTGCTTCACTAAAGACTTTAAGACCTTGAAGAGTCGCTAAGTGTGTAGAAAACAAGTTCCCATTAGGTGAAGACTGTTTTGAGTTTCTGTTCTTTTCACATTTTATAATGTTTCTTTCAAAATTGACTTCAGGACTGCTTCTTTCACTTTCTGTATTCTGAAACACTTTATTCTCCAGATGTTCAATGTCATTGCGCTGACTGGCTGTGACAGGACAGAAATTTTGCTTGTGGGCAAGGTAGTTTTCGACTTTATTAAAACCTATTTTACATACTGTGCATTCATGGTAGTCCAGAAGTCGTTTTGGAGATGTGGATACCCTGTCTGATTGTGATAAACATTTTTTGCTGAGGTCTATGGGCGCATCCATCTCCAGAGAGGAAATTGTAGAATGCGGAGTCTCACATTTCACAACTGGAACGCATTTATTAATTGAAAGTGAAGCTTCCAAATGCTTTGGAACCACTGCCGGAAAGATATCGCACCTGGGGTGATAACATTCTCCCAGTCCCTCTGCTGACTCTTGTGCAGATATACATGGATTGCCAAGGTTAGTTACTTTAAGAAAATGTTGTTGAACTAGTTGTGGCCTCTGCTCTGGCTCTGGGAGACACATCTCATACATCTTTCTTCGCTTCCGAGTGCGCATATTTCTCTGCATGGCAGGCACTTTGTTTGCAGCAGATCTCTTTAATGGAGGGTCATGGCGTGTTGCGCAGTAGTATTGTTTATGAACCATAAATGTTTCTTGCCTACTAAATGTAATATTGCAGGCGTCACATGTTGTTTTGTTTGGATCATCGCCATCTAACTGGGGAGCACTGGAGTTCTTAACCTCAGCAGGGTTTCCATTAATCTTCTCATCATTTGTATTAACATTGGATACCTTTTTGACTTCAGATACAAATTCCTTTTCACGAGGTTTAACACTGGAGCCTAACAAATCTAAAACAGTGCTAGAGTTAATGGAGGATGTTTGCAAAAGCTGACTATCAGTGTCAGAAGCATGAATAGAAGTGTTAAGAATGTTTAGTGAATTTTGAGCATTGGTGGGGCTCACAGCTTCTTGTATCTTCTCAGTAACGTTGGAAAAATCTGATGACTTGGTTATCTGCTGCCATCGGTTGTTGCAATAGTGTTTTTTATGAACCAAGTAATTGTCCAAATTATTGAAGGTAATATTGCACTCAAAGCATGTAGCCCCTTTTGGCATCAAGGGGCTGTAAATTACTGGAGGATAGTTATTGCTGCCATGTCTTAGCCTTCTATGTACCAGTTCAGACATCTTCGCTAGTATTTCTGAGGCTTGAGGAACCACCGTGATATCATGTGGAAAAGCAAACTGGGAAAGGAAAGGTCCCATTGGGAAGGATGGTCCAATAATGGGCTGCACTGGGGAGGAAGCAAGCCTGGGGCTAGATGGCTCCGATTTTATTTTAGTAtatgaaaatacatttttaattgtcGCTTCTGGTCTCTGgtttgagagaaaaagatgtgGTTTATTTTCACACTTATCCGGCTCACTGTCAGAGCTTGGATCTTTATTCTGCACAGTCTTTTGGCTTTGTAGGGTTTCATTTTTATTCAACAGCTCTGGCGTGTGTTGTACATTTGCTTCATTGCCACTGGGAGAGTGTTCAGTGTCAGGTTCTCGTTGTAGTTTACTTCCAGGGACGTGAAGCTCCTGGTGCTGTAGGAGTTCCCTCTGAGTTTGAAAGCCAAAATGGCACTGA encodes the following:
- the ZFPM2 gene encoding zinc finger protein ZFPM2 isoform X3, yielding MSRRKQSKPRQIKRDEGSHEAAESDGEAQSEKSMQTRTEADGWDGPGELEVFQKDGERKIQSRQQLPVGTTWGPFAGKMDLNNDSNTLKTKAHVPMVMTGGPKWLLDVTWQGVEDNKNNCIVYNKGGQLWCTTTKSIAEGEELIAFVVDFDSRLQAATQMTLTEGMYPARLLDSIQLLPQQAAMASILPTAIVNKDIFPCKSCGIWYRSERNLQAHLMYYCSGIQRESAQQPEENEDNSHQISSICPFPQCTKSFSNARALEMHLHSHSGVKVEEFLPPGASLKCTVCNYTAESVINFHKHLFSHLTQAAFRCNQCHFGFQTQRELLQHQELHVPGSKLQREPDTEHSPSGNEANVQHTPELLNKNETLQSQKTVQNKDPSSDSEPDKCENKPHLFLSNQRPEATIKNVFSYTKIKSEPSSPRLASSPVQPIIGPSFPMGPFLSQFAFPHDITVVPQASEILAKMSELVHRRLRHGSNNYPPVIYSPLMPKGATCFECNITFNNLDNYLVHKKHYCNNRWQQITKSSDFSNVTEKIQEAVSPTNAQNSLNILNTSIHASDTDSQLLQTSSINSSTVLDLLGSSVKPREKEFVSEVKKVSNVNTNDEKINGNPAEVKNSSAPQLDGDDPNKTTCDACNITFSRQETFMVHKQYYCATRHDPPLKRSAANKVPAMQRNMRTRKRRKMYEMCLPEPEQRPQLVQQHFLKVTNLGNPCISAQESAEGLGECYHPRCDIFPAVVPKHLEASLSINKCVPVVKCETPHSTISSLEMDAPIDLSKKCLSQSDRVSTSPKRLLDYHECTVCKIGFNKVENYLAHKQNFCPVTASQRNDIEHLENKVFQNTESERSSPEVNFERNIIKCEKNRNSKQSSPNGNLFSTHLATLQGLKVFSEAAQLIATKEENKNMFFSQCLYPGAIKKAKGADQLSPYYGIKPSDYISGSLVIHNADLDQSTNAGSDSPKSQIPSNGCSLLKKESLPLLPKNRGMVIVNGGLKQEERSTVNSQQENISQNPQEEDGCKSPSWVSEKPITANENVSPPIPPTEDQVSSLTKNVNGSSAAPSSGKYCRLCDIQFNNLSNFITHKKFYCSSHAAEHVK
- the ZFPM2 gene encoding zinc finger protein ZFPM2 isoform X5; the protein is MTFFFTEMVVDSWNNLSTNVEMRAAMKQLNQMVKHSQRNLCKPGLRLMAGMDQKTKAHVPMVMTGGPKWLLDVTWQGVEDNKNNCIVYNKGGQLWCTTTKSIAEGEELIAFVVDFDSRLQAATQMTLTEGMYPARLLDSIQLLPQQAAMASILPTAIVNKDIFPCKSCGIWYRSERNLQAHLMYYCSGIQRESAQQPEENEDNSHQISSICPFPQCTKSFSNARALEMHLHSHSGVKVEEFLPPGASLKCTVCNYTAESVINFHKHLFSHLTQAAFRCNQCHFGFQTQRELLQHQELHVPGSKLQREPDTEHSPSGNEANVQHTPELLNKNETLQSQKTVQNKDPSSDSEPDKCENKPHLFLSNQRPEATIKNVFSYTKIKSEPSSPRLASSPVQPIIGPSFPMGPFLSQFAFPHDITVVPQASEILAKMSELVHRRLRHGSNNYPPVIYSPLMPKGATCFECNITFNNLDNYLVHKKHYCNNRWQQITKSSDFSNVTEKIQEAVSPTNAQNSLNILNTSIHASDTDSQLLQTSSINSSTVLDLLGSSVKPREKEFVSEVKKVSNVNTNDEKINGNPAEVKNSSAPQLDGDDPNKTTCDACNITFSRQETFMVHKQYYCATRHDPPLKRSAANKVPAMQRNMRTRKRRKMYEMCLPEPEQRPQLVQQHFLKVTNLGNPCISAQESAEGLGECYHPRCDIFPAVVPKHLEASLSINKCVPVVKCETPHSTISSLEMDAPIDLSKKCLSQSDRVSTSPKRLLDYHECTVCKIGFNKVENYLAHKQNFCPVTASQRNDIEHLENKVFQNTESERSSPEVNFERNIIKCEKNRNSKQSSPNGNLFSTHLATLQGLKVFSEAAQLIATKEENKNMFFSQCLYPGAIKKAKGADQLSPYYGIKPSDYISGSLVIHNADLDQSTNAGSDSPKSQIPSNGCSLLKKESLPLLPKNRGMVIVNGGLKQEERSTVNSQQENISQNPQEEDGCKSPSWVSEKPITANENVSPPIPPTEDQVSSLTKNVNGSSAAPSSGKYCRLCDIQFNNLSNFITHKKFYCSSHAAEHVK
- the ZFPM2 gene encoding zinc finger protein ZFPM2 isoform X6, with translation MRAAMKQLNQMVKHSQRNLCKPGLRLMAGMDQKTKAHVPMVMTGGPKWLLDVTWQGVEDNKNNCIVYNKGGQLWCTTTKSIAEGEELIAFVVDFDSRLQAATQMTLTEGMYPARLLDSIQLLPQQAAMASILPTAIVNKDIFPCKSCGIWYRSERNLQAHLMYYCSGIQRESAQQPEENEDNSHQISSICPFPQCTKSFSNARALEMHLHSHSGVKVEEFLPPGASLKCTVCNYTAESVINFHKHLFSHLTQAAFRCNQCHFGFQTQRELLQHQELHVPGSKLQREPDTEHSPSGNEANVQHTPELLNKNETLQSQKTVQNKDPSSDSEPDKCENKPHLFLSNQRPEATIKNVFSYTKIKSEPSSPRLASSPVQPIIGPSFPMGPFLSQFAFPHDITVVPQASEILAKMSELVHRRLRHGSNNYPPVIYSPLMPKGATCFECNITFNNLDNYLVHKKHYCNNRWQQITKSSDFSNVTEKIQEAVSPTNAQNSLNILNTSIHASDTDSQLLQTSSINSSTVLDLLGSSVKPREKEFVSEVKKVSNVNTNDEKINGNPAEVKNSSAPQLDGDDPNKTTCDACNITFSRQETFMVHKQYYCATRHDPPLKRSAANKVPAMQRNMRTRKRRKMYEMCLPEPEQRPQLVQQHFLKVTNLGNPCISAQESAEGLGECYHPRCDIFPAVVPKHLEASLSINKCVPVVKCETPHSTISSLEMDAPIDLSKKCLSQSDRVSTSPKRLLDYHECTVCKIGFNKVENYLAHKQNFCPVTASQRNDIEHLENKVFQNTESERSSPEVNFERNIIKCEKNRNSKQSSPNGNLFSTHLATLQGLKVFSEAAQLIATKEENKNMFFSQCLYPGAIKKAKGADQLSPYYGIKPSDYISGSLVIHNADLDQSTNAGSDSPKSQIPSNGCSLLKKESLPLLPKNRGMVIVNGGLKQEERSTVNSQQENISQNPQEEDGCKSPSWVSEKPITANENVSPPIPPTEDQVSSLTKNVNGSSAAPSSGKYCRLCDIQFNNLSNFITHKKFYCSSHAAEHVK
- the ZFPM2 gene encoding zinc finger protein ZFPM2 isoform X1, which codes for MSRRKQSKPRQIKRPLADAIEDEEDDCLSEENDIASKEDFSLEETFTSKFRPENMTCEEVEYFCNKGDEGSHEAAESDGEAQSEKSMQTRTEADGWDGPGELEVFQKDGERKIQSRQQLPVGTTWGPFAGKMDLNNDSNTLKTKAHVPMVMTGGPKWLLDVTWQGVEDNKNNCIVYNKGGQLWCTTTKSIAEGEELIAFVVDFDSRLQAATQMTLTEGMYPARLLDSIQLLPQQAAMASILPTAIVNKDIFPCKSCGIWYRSERNLQAHLMYYCSGIQRESAQQPEENEDNSHQISSICPFPQCTKSFSNARALEMHLHSHSGVKVEEFLPPGASLKCTVCNYTAESVINFHKHLFSHLTQAAFRCNQCHFGFQTQRELLQHQELHVPGSKLQREPDTEHSPSGNEANVQHTPELLNKNETLQSQKTVQNKDPSSDSEPDKCENKPHLFLSNQRPEATIKNVFSYTKIKSEPSSPRLASSPVQPIIGPSFPMGPFLSQFAFPHDITVVPQASEILAKMSELVHRRLRHGSNNYPPVIYSPLMPKGATCFECNITFNNLDNYLVHKKHYCNNRWQQITKSSDFSNVTEKIQEAVSPTNAQNSLNILNTSIHASDTDSQLLQTSSINSSTVLDLLGSSVKPREKEFVSEVKKVSNVNTNDEKINGNPAEVKNSSAPQLDGDDPNKTTCDACNITFSRQETFMVHKQYYCATRHDPPLKRSAANKVPAMQRNMRTRKRRKMYEMCLPEPEQRPQLVQQHFLKVTNLGNPCISAQESAEGLGECYHPRCDIFPAVVPKHLEASLSINKCVPVVKCETPHSTISSLEMDAPIDLSKKCLSQSDRVSTSPKRLLDYHECTVCKIGFNKVENYLAHKQNFCPVTASQRNDIEHLENKVFQNTESERSSPEVNFERNIIKCEKNRNSKQSSPNGNLFSTHLATLQGLKVFSEAAQLIATKEENKNMFFSQCLYPGAIKKAKGADQLSPYYGIKPSDYISGSLVIHNADLDQSTNAGSDSPKSQIPSNGCSLLKKESLPLLPKNRGMVIVNGGLKQEERSTVNSQQENISQNPQEEDGCKSPSWVSEKPITANENVSPPIPPTEDQVSSLTKNVNGSSAAPSSGKYCRLCDIQFNNLSNFITHKKFYCSSHAAEHVK
- the ZFPM2 gene encoding zinc finger protein ZFPM2 isoform X2 produces the protein MSRRKQSKPRQIKRPLADAIEDEEDDCLSEENDIASKEDFSLEETFTSKFRPENMTCEEVEYFCNKGDEGSHEAAESDGEAQSEKSMQTRTEADGWDGPGELEVFQKDGERKIQSRQQLPVGTTWGPFAGKMDLNNDSNTLKTKAHVPMVMTGGPKWLLDVTWQGVEDNKNNCIVYNKGGQLWCTTTKSIAEGEELIAFVVDFDSRLQAATQMTLTEGMYPARLLDSIQLLPQQAAMASILPTAIVNNIFPCKSCGIWYRSERNLQAHLMYYCSGIQRESAQQPEENEDNSHQISSICPFPQCTKSFSNARALEMHLHSHSGVKVEEFLPPGASLKCTVCNYTAESVINFHKHLFSHLTQAAFRCNQCHFGFQTQRELLQHQELHVPGSKLQREPDTEHSPSGNEANVQHTPELLNKNETLQSQKTVQNKDPSSDSEPDKCENKPHLFLSNQRPEATIKNVFSYTKIKSEPSSPRLASSPVQPIIGPSFPMGPFLSQFAFPHDITVVPQASEILAKMSELVHRRLRHGSNNYPPVIYSPLMPKGATCFECNITFNNLDNYLVHKKHYCNNRWQQITKSSDFSNVTEKIQEAVSPTNAQNSLNILNTSIHASDTDSQLLQTSSINSSTVLDLLGSSVKPREKEFVSEVKKVSNVNTNDEKINGNPAEVKNSSAPQLDGDDPNKTTCDACNITFSRQETFMVHKQYYCATRHDPPLKRSAANKVPAMQRNMRTRKRRKMYEMCLPEPEQRPQLVQQHFLKVTNLGNPCISAQESAEGLGECYHPRCDIFPAVVPKHLEASLSINKCVPVVKCETPHSTISSLEMDAPIDLSKKCLSQSDRVSTSPKRLLDYHECTVCKIGFNKVENYLAHKQNFCPVTASQRNDIEHLENKVFQNTESERSSPEVNFERNIIKCEKNRNSKQSSPNGNLFSTHLATLQGLKVFSEAAQLIATKEENKNMFFSQCLYPGAIKKAKGADQLSPYYGIKPSDYISGSLVIHNADLDQSTNAGSDSPKSQIPSNGCSLLKKESLPLLPKNRGMVIVNGGLKQEERSTVNSQQENISQNPQEEDGCKSPSWVSEKPITANENVSPPIPPTEDQVSSLTKNVNGSSAAPSSGKYCRLCDIQFNNLSNFITHKKFYCSSHAAEHVK
- the ZFPM2 gene encoding zinc finger protein ZFPM2 isoform X4; translated protein: MQTRTEADGWDGPGELEVFQKDGERKIQSRQQLPVGTTWGPFAGKMDLNNDSNTLKTKAHVPMVMTGGPKWLLDVTWQGVEDNKNNCIVYNKGGQLWCTTTKSIAEGEELIAFVVDFDSRLQAATQMTLTEGMYPARLLDSIQLLPQQAAMASILPTAIVNKDIFPCKSCGIWYRSERNLQAHLMYYCSGIQRESAQQPEENEDNSHQISSICPFPQCTKSFSNARALEMHLHSHSGVKVEEFLPPGASLKCTVCNYTAESVINFHKHLFSHLTQAAFRCNQCHFGFQTQRELLQHQELHVPGSKLQREPDTEHSPSGNEANVQHTPELLNKNETLQSQKTVQNKDPSSDSEPDKCENKPHLFLSNQRPEATIKNVFSYTKIKSEPSSPRLASSPVQPIIGPSFPMGPFLSQFAFPHDITVVPQASEILAKMSELVHRRLRHGSNNYPPVIYSPLMPKGATCFECNITFNNLDNYLVHKKHYCNNRWQQITKSSDFSNVTEKIQEAVSPTNAQNSLNILNTSIHASDTDSQLLQTSSINSSTVLDLLGSSVKPREKEFVSEVKKVSNVNTNDEKINGNPAEVKNSSAPQLDGDDPNKTTCDACNITFSRQETFMVHKQYYCATRHDPPLKRSAANKVPAMQRNMRTRKRRKMYEMCLPEPEQRPQLVQQHFLKVTNLGNPCISAQESAEGLGECYHPRCDIFPAVVPKHLEASLSINKCVPVVKCETPHSTISSLEMDAPIDLSKKCLSQSDRVSTSPKRLLDYHECTVCKIGFNKVENYLAHKQNFCPVTASQRNDIEHLENKVFQNTESERSSPEVNFERNIIKCEKNRNSKQSSPNGNLFSTHLATLQGLKVFSEAAQLIATKEENKNMFFSQCLYPGAIKKAKGADQLSPYYGIKPSDYISGSLVIHNADLDQSTNAGSDSPKSQIPSNGCSLLKKESLPLLPKNRGMVIVNGGLKQEERSTVNSQQENISQNPQEEDGCKSPSWVSEKPITANENVSPPIPPTEDQVSSLTKNVNGSSAAPSSGKYCRLCDIQFNNLSNFITHKKFYCSSHAAEHVK